A genome region from Natronosalvus rutilus includes the following:
- a CDS encoding energy-coupling factor ABC transporter ATP-binding protein has translation MIEFRAVSYEIEDVSVLESISCLFADDEFVVLAGANGSGKTTLLRHCNGLLTPTAGSVLVDGTPVADDLVAARTAVGMVFQHPRDQFVAATVGADIAFGPENLGLERAEIDRRVADALAAVRLEGRETDRIDTLSGGEQSRVAIAGALAMEPTHLVLDEPFTGLDEPARTAVLERLAGLSRQGTGIVLATHDLRDVLALADRVVVVDDGRVGFDGTPEAARESLEDFDVHVPEPTRRASG, from the coding sequence ATGATCGAATTTCGAGCCGTCAGCTACGAAATCGAGGACGTCTCCGTTCTCGAGTCCATCTCCTGCTTGTTCGCGGACGACGAGTTCGTCGTCCTCGCGGGCGCGAACGGGAGCGGGAAGACGACGCTCCTGCGTCACTGCAACGGCCTGCTGACGCCGACGGCGGGATCGGTTCTCGTCGACGGCACGCCGGTCGCCGACGACCTCGTGGCGGCTCGGACGGCGGTCGGAATGGTCTTCCAGCACCCGCGAGACCAGTTTGTCGCCGCCACGGTCGGGGCGGACATCGCGTTCGGGCCCGAGAACCTCGGCCTCGAGCGGGCCGAAATCGATCGCCGCGTCGCGGACGCGCTCGCGGCCGTCCGCCTCGAGGGTCGCGAAACCGACCGAATCGACACCCTCTCCGGGGGCGAACAGTCACGGGTTGCCATCGCCGGCGCGCTCGCGATGGAGCCAACTCACCTCGTCCTCGACGAACCGTTCACCGGCCTCGACGAGCCCGCCCGAACGGCCGTCCTCGAGCGCCTGGCTGGCCTCTCCCGACAGGGAACTGGGATTGTCCTCGCGACTCACGACCTGCGGGACGTGCTCGCGTTGGCCGACCGGGTCGTCGTCGTGGACGACGGCCGCGTCGGGTTCGACGGAACCCCGGAGGCGGCCCGCGAGTCGCTCGAGGACTTCGACGTACACGTCCCCGAGCCGACGCGACGTGCCAGCGGCTGA
- a CDS encoding energy-coupling factor transporter transmembrane component T family protein encodes MSLLTYEPDETLAHRLDPRSKLAVQIGFSVAALAHPEPGPLAVFTMLALGFLWSAGVSPLGALVAYRFVLPVLLVAPVVAALSLGPPWFDPIAAVDPALASYRVLLIVLVSAAYVRSTPVRASRAAIQRTIPGKPGQVLGMGVALVFRFLPILLADLRTIRDAAAARLGTERGLLERVTHLATTALERAFLRADRLAIAMQARCFAWNPTLPTLRFALIDAPVLVLALLLTASAVI; translated from the coding sequence GTGTCCTTACTCACCTACGAACCCGACGAGACGCTCGCCCACCGCCTTGACCCCCGGTCGAAACTCGCCGTCCAGATCGGGTTCTCGGTCGCGGCGCTCGCTCACCCCGAACCGGGGCCACTCGCGGTGTTCACCATGCTCGCGCTGGGATTCCTGTGGTCGGCGGGCGTCTCCCCGCTGGGAGCGCTCGTGGCCTACCGGTTCGTGCTCCCGGTCTTGCTTGTGGCACCGGTCGTCGCCGCGCTCTCGCTCGGTCCGCCGTGGTTCGACCCCATCGCCGCCGTCGACCCGGCGCTCGCGAGCTACCGTGTCCTGCTGATCGTCCTCGTCAGCGCCGCGTACGTTCGGTCGACGCCCGTGCGCGCCTCACGGGCGGCGATCCAGCGAACGATTCCCGGGAAACCCGGTCAGGTGCTGGGGATGGGCGTCGCGCTCGTCTTTCGGTTTCTCCCCATACTCCTGGCCGATCTACGGACGATCCGGGACGCCGCCGCGGCACGACTGGGGACCGAACGCGGCTTGCTCGAGCGGGTGACCCACCTCGCGACGACGGCGCTCGAGCGCGCGTTTCTTCGGGCCGATCGACTGGCGATCGCGATGCAGGCGCGGTGTTTCGCCTGGAACCCGACGCTCCCGACCCTTCGGTTCGCGCTAATAGACGCACCCGTGCTCGTGCTGGCGCTCCTGCTAACGGCGTCCGCGGTGATCTAG
- a CDS encoding lipoate--protein ligase family protein gives MPATPPVRVLRGRKPTIDADRAASERLLEVAAEGQQAVRVWTPHKQVVFGRRDARREGYERAREAADGRGFPPVERSVGGRVVAYDGAQVLAFARTEPVADFRRGTDERYERLTADVESALTDLGVEPVRGEPDDSFCPGAHSLSLEVGGSLRKVVGIAQRVTSDAALVSGILLVEATDELRGVLEAVYAALEVPFDPKSVGDVADATAVSSERVRRVLESALVGEREHVLEDLEDLEA, from the coding sequence ATGCCAGCGACTCCGCCGGTTCGTGTCCTCAGGGGCCGGAAGCCGACGATCGACGCCGACCGGGCGGCGAGCGAACGCCTCCTCGAGGTTGCTGCCGAGGGCCAGCAGGCGGTTCGCGTCTGGACGCCCCACAAACAGGTCGTCTTCGGCCGCCGTGACGCCCGCCGCGAGGGGTACGAACGGGCTCGCGAGGCCGCCGATGGGCGTGGGTTCCCACCGGTCGAGCGCAGCGTCGGGGGCCGAGTGGTGGCCTACGACGGCGCCCAGGTGCTGGCGTTCGCCCGCACCGAACCCGTCGCGGACTTTCGACGAGGGACCGACGAGCGCTACGAACGGCTCACGGCCGACGTCGAATCGGCCCTCACAGACCTCGGCGTCGAACCGGTTCGCGGCGAGCCCGACGACTCCTTCTGCCCGGGGGCCCACTCCCTCTCGCTCGAGGTAGGCGGATCGCTCCGAAAGGTCGTTGGCATCGCCCAGCGAGTGACGAGCGACGCCGCCCTCGTTTCGGGCATCCTACTCGTCGAGGCGACCGACGAACTCCGGGGCGTCCTCGAGGCCGTCTACGCGGCCCTCGAGGTGCCGTTCGATCCGAAATCGGTAGGCGACGTTGCCGATGCCACGGCCGTCTCCTCCGAACGGGTGCGGCGCGTCCTCGAGTCGGCGCTCGTCGGCGAGCGGGAACACGTTCTCGAGGACCTTGAGGACCTCGAGGCCTAG
- a CDS encoding OBG GTPase family GTP-binding protein has product MGLEEDIQAIEEEIANTPYNKSTEAHIGRLKSKLAEKKEKLQNQSSAGGGTGYSVEKTGDATVGLVGFPSVGKSSLLNSLTNAESETGEYEFTTLDVNPGMCKHRGANIQLLDVPGLIEGAATGKGDGKQVLSVVRNADLILFVLSVFEIEQYDRLQEELYNINIRVDKQPPRVTVRPKIKDGIKITSSADQDLDEATIKEVLRDQGYVNADLNLGEKVDIDRLIDGLMENREYIPSITCVNKVDLITPEYKETVDEQLRDRGLDPEEVTFISAAEEKGLEALKDRMWDNLDLIRVYMDKPGRGVDYEEPLVISAGSTIEDAVDKLGGEFEERFRFARVSGPSATHDKQQVGDQHVLEDEDVLKLILRR; this is encoded by the coding sequence ATGGGGCTCGAGGAGGACATCCAGGCAATCGAGGAGGAAATCGCCAACACGCCCTACAACAAGTCGACCGAGGCGCACATCGGTCGGCTGAAATCGAAGCTCGCCGAGAAGAAAGAGAAGCTCCAGAACCAGTCCTCGGCGGGCGGCGGTACGGGCTACTCCGTCGAGAAGACCGGCGACGCGACGGTCGGCCTCGTCGGGTTTCCGAGCGTCGGCAAGTCCTCACTGTTGAACTCGCTGACCAACGCCGAGAGCGAGACCGGCGAGTACGAGTTCACCACCCTCGACGTCAATCCCGGGATGTGCAAACACCGCGGCGCCAACATCCAGCTCCTCGACGTACCCGGACTGATCGAGGGCGCGGCGACCGGGAAGGGCGACGGCAAGCAGGTGCTCTCGGTCGTCCGGAACGCCGACCTCATCCTCTTCGTCCTCTCGGTGTTCGAGATCGAGCAGTACGACCGCCTCCAGGAGGAGTTGTACAATATCAACATTCGGGTCGACAAGCAACCGCCCCGGGTGACCGTCCGGCCGAAGATCAAAGATGGCATCAAGATCACCTCGAGTGCCGACCAGGACCTGGACGAGGCCACGATCAAGGAGGTCCTGCGCGACCAGGGCTACGTCAACGCCGACCTCAACCTCGGCGAGAAGGTCGACATCGACCGCCTGATCGACGGCCTGATGGAAAATCGGGAGTACATCCCGTCGATCACCTGCGTCAACAAGGTCGACCTGATCACCCCGGAGTACAAGGAAACCGTCGACGAGCAACTCCGCGACCGCGGCCTCGACCCCGAGGAGGTCACGTTCATCAGCGCCGCGGAGGAGAAGGGCCTCGAGGCGCTCAAGGATCGGATGTGGGACAACCTCGACCTGATCCGGGTCTACATGGACAAACCGGGACGGGGGGTCGACTACGAGGAACCGCTCGTCATCTCGGCGGGGTCGACTATCGAGGACGCCGTCGACAAGCTTGGCGGCGAGTTCGAGGAGCGATTCCGATTCGCGCGGGTGTCGGGGCCCAGCGCGACCCACGACAAACAGCAGGTGGGCGACCAACACGTCCTCGAGGACGAGGACGTGTTGAAGCTGATTTTGCGCCGGTAG